The following are encoded together in the Bos taurus isolate L1 Dominette 01449 registration number 42190680 breed Hereford chromosome 10, ARS-UCD2.0, whole genome shotgun sequence genome:
- the LOC101902937 gene encoding cytochrome c oxidase subunit 7C, mitochondrial — protein sequence MLGQSIRRFTTSVVRRSHYEEGPGKNIPFSVENKWRLLAMMTLFFGSGFAAPFFIVRHQLLKK from the coding sequence ATGTTGGGACAGAGCATCCGGAGGTTCACAACCTCAGTGGTTCGTCGGAGCCACTATGAGGAGGGTCCAGGGAAGAATATACCATTTTCAGTGGAAAACAAGTGGAGATTACTAGCTATGATGACTTTGTTCTTTGGGTCTGGATTTGCTgcacctttctttatagtaagACACCAACTGCTTAAAAAGTAA